The Corvus moneduloides isolate bCorMon1 chromosome 16, bCorMon1.pri, whole genome shotgun sequence genomic sequence TTTACCCTGAGTAGTGCAGGGCTTTGGATGAAGCTCAGTCTGTGCTTGGTCAGCCCTTCCAGAAAGGGTTGTGCTGTACAGAGTCACCTCAGCTCTTGGCTGGGGACACAAAGGCAACACAGACCCTTCTCTCCTTCATTGCTGTgtgagaggaagggaagggaaccTTTCTCCCTGGAAGCTGAAGAGCTCTTGGATGATCTCTGGCAGCAGGAACGCCCTGAGTGATGATCCTGCCTCTCCAGTCGGCTTTTTAAGCTGGCAGAGCTTTTTCCTTAGGTATTGTCCAACCACTGCCTTAATGGCTTTTCCAGTGCCTACCAGCATTGCTCCCCAGAGAGAGAATTGTGTGGGGCAGCTCAGGAGAATCTTCCTGGAAAAGGGCTGAATATTTGTTTGCTCTCTGTGGTTTCAATTTCACTGAGTCCCCTGCTGTACTGTGCAGCTCTGTCTCCAGTGATCCCAGCTGCTCTACTGGGTCTTGCTGGATATCACTTCTCATTGCTCTCTTCCCTTCTTAGGACACTGTTTAAGGAGAGCAGGCGTGTACACGGACACCTCACATCAGTCCTGTGAGTATCACAGCATTCCTTTGGAGTGAAAACTGGTGATCTCCATTCCCTGGGGCCTGGGGGGATCGTGCAGGAGCACCTGAGCTTGCTTGGCTCCCCCCGCATAGATCGGCGCTGCTTCCTTTGGGGAGGTCTAGGGAGAGCAGTTGTTTGTGTGTGACATCTCCCAACACTTTCCTGAGGTGCTTTAGCCTTCAGTAAGCTCAAAAAGAAGAACTTTGAAGCCAGGTTGCCCCCTGGTTCAACAGCCTGGAGCCAGGCCTGTGTGCTGGGCCTGGCAGGCACAGCGAGGTAAAGTGGAGTTGTGACTATTGCAGCCTGTTCAGTTGGTCCTTACTGGATTCTGGATTCCCTCTTTCTTGTTGCCTGGTTCAAGGAGGGGCACAACGAGCTCAGACTGGTGAAGGAGGGTGCAACAGGCTGGCGGGTGGCAAACCAAGAGCCATCAGAatccagctgggcaggggcttTAATCCAAAGGCTCTCATGGATCTTGCTGGTGGTTGAGAATAGATGAGGACATGGATTCAGGCTGGTGTCTGTTTGGCAGACAGTCCTGTTCTTGGCACGGGATGAGTGAGGGGAAGTGTGAGAAACACTGTGGAGTAGGGTGTAGAGTCATCCTTCCTTCAGCCACAccacccagcagctcagggatgtCTTGTACCAGAGATTGCTTGCATCTGACCAGATCTATTCTCGGGGAATTTGGCAGATGCTTTTGCATCCTTGGCTTCTTCTGGGAACCCAAAAGGAAGGTGTAACTTCTGCAGAACAGTCTCTGTGCCAGTTTCTCTCTGGGCATTGCTGTAGGAGGGCAGCAGTGGGGTCCTGCAGTTGATGCAGGATGTTTGTGTGTGGgtgtttgctgctctgctgccattccaagactctgctctgctccctaATCCGCTCCCTGTGTGCGAGTTGGGGCTTTCAAGAGCAGCAACCAAATGTCATGTGGTTTTGAATCCTAGCAACCTGAGATGCTGCCTCTGTTCCCTGCAAAGACTCTCTGGATCATCTCTGACAGGGCCTGGGTGTGCTCCCTAACTGGCTCCTTCCCTGAGGGCATTCACTGAGCCACATTTCTCTTGTCTTCCTCCAAACAGGGCGAAGAAGAAAGTTATAGCTCCTACTAAGGTGAAAGTGAAGGTGAGTTCTGTTTTCTGGTTCTCATGGTTGGTATGTGCCAAAAGCCAAGTGACTGCCATCCTGAATCCCGTGTTTGAGTTTTGTGTCCGTACGTCAGCTACTGTGAAATGGCTCTGCTCAGTATTTGGCTTGGAAAAAACAACTGGAACAGCAGCTAAAATGgatggcagtggcagctgggagggaagTGGGGGCTCACGGGCACAGAATGTGTGTAACCTGCCTTTTATCCCCAAACTGTGAACCCTGTCTCTCTTCTGACTGTGCCTTCTCCTGTGATGTTCCAGGACTCTTCCTGCAAGCCAGACAAGAAGCTGTCGGTGTCCGTCCCTTCCCTGCACTCGAGCACCACCTTGGCCATGTCCTCAGAGCCCCAGGGAGGAGCCCTGGGCATCAGTGCCCAAAACAGGGAATTCTTGTCCCTTGGCACGGCccaagctgccagcagcaccgcCACTCCTGCCACCTTCAAGGATGACTCCTTGGATGAGGACTTGATTCACAACCCCACCTCCTCCCTGGAAGCAGTGTCCAAGGAACTGGCTGTGCTGAACAGCAGGGCGGGAGGGAGCCCTGACTTTactcttcctgcagctccaaaaGCTCCACCAGAGAAGATCCCAACTCTTGCATCCTCAGAGGAGAAGAGGACATTTCCAAAGCCCAACCCTGCCCCTACATCATCCTCTGGTTCCCTCCAGTCTCCTCTAAACTTCCTAGCTGAACAGGCCCTGGCGTTGGGCCAGTCTTCTCAAGACAAGAAGACAGAGAACTCTAATTACAAAGAGCATTCCTGCCAAGCTTCCCCCAGCAAAATCCTTCCTGATGCCCACCAGGCTAAGCAGAAGCACCACAGCCTGGTCAGGCCAGGCCACGGACCCCCAGCCTCGGTGCCAGTGCCGGGCTCTCAGGTGAAGGTCTTCCACCCTGGTGCTCAGCTCCAGAAAACCTTcacctccccagctccctttgTCAAACTGCAGAACCCCAAGTCCTCCACCCCTCTGCCCCAACgctccctcctccagcaggtCAAGTCATCAACCAAAGCTCAGAGCTTCCATTCCTCCACGTCCCCAAGCAGCGCCCaaaactccagcagctcccacaagAGCCAAGGCTCGTCCTCATCGTCTCTCAGCTATGCCGGGAAGCATTCGAGCGGCTCCGGCTCTTCAGGACAATCTTACAAATCGCCTTTCGTCGCTGGGTCCCTCTCCAAGCACGGggcctcctccagcagctcctcctctggagcttctgcaaacCAGGGCAGCTCCTCTGTGACTTTGCTTCCCAGCGTTCCGGCCCCTTCCCCGGGCTCGGCCTCCAGCCGCCCGGCCTCCGGCTCCTCCGTGAAGAAAACTCCCGTTTCCCAGAAGCTGACCCTGGTGGCACCTCCCGGCGGCTCCAACGGAGATTCCAGCGGCGGCACGCAGGGCGTGGCCAAGTTGCTGACCTCGTCCCTAAAGCCAGCTGTGGTCAGCAGCACCGCAGCCTCTACCTCTGTGCCGGTAAGGGGGCAGTGCTGTGAGCTCCTGCCTTGTTCCCAGCTGCCCTAAAGGGGGCACttcaaaagcagtttctgaaaTTCTCAAATGACTCACTGAATTTTGGCTGCTTTAGGCTAGAAAGTTGTGGCCTTTGCCCTGGGCTTGTCCTCCAGAATTccagctttcattttcagcttaAAGTAGCCACTAAGCTGAATACTTTGCTGCCTTCCAAAGGGCAGTTTTTGCCCAGGCTGTGTCATGGTCCTGCCTTGGCTCTGTGAGTTATGGGGACAGTAGGGCTCCCATTTGGATTAAGAGAAAGTGCAGTAAGGTAATTCATCACAAGAGGTAAAATTAATTGCATAAACTAAAAGTATAATGATGAATTTGTTATTAATTGGATCTACAAACTTAGCCTTCTTTAAATTACTGCAAGTCATTTTAGTATTATTGCCACTTCTGTCACGACTGGCCCATAGAATAAATGAGCTGTGgtcatagaaccatggaatcattcaggttggaaaagccctctaagatcatcgagtccaaccattcccccagcactgccaaggccacctcTAACCCATgacccaagtgccacatccacgtggCTTTTAAGTCTTCCAGAtgtggtgactccaccacagacctgggcagctgtgccagtgccggACCACCCttcccatgaagaaattttcccaatatTTGTTGGGATAGAACATTTCAGGAAAGACTCCTGGGTTGTCAGAACAGACTTGTGTTGTTATAATATTGTATTACTTAATGATATAAGGGGCTTAATTTTTATCTATAGCAAAAAAGTAATGGCTCCTAATGTCGTTGTATTCATTTGGTTTTGGCTGCTTGTCCCTGCCTTCCTTTGTGGCCCATGGAAAGAGCTGGGAAATTCAATGAGTATATTCAAATGGAAACCATGTACTTCTCAGCTTATGTGCCTTGTCTTTTACTGAGCTAGAGAGCTGGGAAGCATTCCCCAGTGGTGCCATGAGAATGTCCATGAGAGGGATCCTAAATAACATCCCGGGGTGCCTTGGGTGCCAAACCTCGGTGCCTGGAGTTGTCAGCAGTGTGTGCTGCCAGAAGTGAGTAGGAAGCATCCCCCTTGGAACTCGCAGGCAGTATGGAAACTTTTCCTCTGCCTAATGGAGGCACAATTCCAGAGCAAGGGAGTCATGGAGGCAAATCCAGCGTGGCCACATTCAGAAGAGCTAGCTTGCCCATGTCCATCTGCAGATGGCCTCGAGTGTTGGCATCTCTTGggccctggctgggagggtgctTTTTCCAAAGGGGAATTCTTGAGCATTCCATGTTTTGCAGATGTGTAAGTATGAATGATGCTGTGCCTTGGTTTTCCCTCTCCTGACTGACCTTTTCCGTTGCTTTGCAGAAAGGAACtagtggagctgtgctgctaaCGAGTTCTTCCTCCTTAAGTGTACTGGCTCCATCCTACAAGTCCAACAACCCAAAGCTGCCAGCTGCCCTGAGCTCCACCCCGTTAGGTATTATCTCTCCTATTCATTCTTTCCCTCTCCATGTCATCTCCTTCAGTTCCGACTCCTCCCCAAAAGCAGGAGTTTCCAAGGATGCAATAGTTACGGGACCTGCTCCGGGGACTTTCCACCACGGCCTTGGGCACAGTGAGTATCCTGCTGGTCATGTGTGTGTCCCTTGTGCCTGTGCTGTCACAtcagtgctctgctgggctggccCATTGCACACCAGCCCATCTCTCTGGCTGTTGCTTCATGCTGTGGTCCCTGCTTTTGTATCTCCAGCAGTTGCATTTGGAGAACCTTGGCCACATCCCTAGAGCTCACCCAGAAGTGCCAATAGCTGGAACCCGAGCTCTGAGCtaactgctgcagctcctctgctcatTTCTGTCTTGGATGTgtatttgttccttttttccctctcctctctttgtttttctctctagGTCTTCTGGCTGGTTTGCACTCCAGCCCCCACCATGCAGCGCCACTCCCACACTCTGCCCTGTCCACTCATTTACCACAGAGTTTGCCAGGTAACTTGTCAGACACTCGTGTTTGTCTTCCACCTCGTGAGTCTCCCTCTATCTCAGCAGATGCTTCCTTCAGGGCTGGAACCAAAGGGGTTGTCcatgttttccagctgtgtggTTGTCACTAAAGCCTCTCCAAGGTGCAGAatgaggggctgggagcaacctggtctggtggaaggtgtccctgcccatggcagggggtggaataggctttaaggtcccttccaactcaaaccattccatgattaggaaggaattcttggctgtgagggtggtgaggccctggcacagggtgcccagagcagctgtggctgcccctggatccctggcagtgcccaaggccaggttggatggggtttggagcaagctgggctagtggaaggtgtccctgcccatggcagggggtggaatgggatgggctttagggtcctttccaatcaaaccattctgggattctgtgaataCTGGAATGATGAATCCTCAGTGCTTACAGCAAGTGTTGGTTCCTGGAGATATTCAGAATTATGGTGCCAGGATGAAAGCTGTGCCTGTTAGTGCACAGCCTGCCAGGACTGCCCTGGAATGAATGTTCCAGCTCTGTGGAGTTTTGTTCCTGGTGACCTACATAAAATGTGTCAGACCAGACTGTCTTATGTCTGTGCACTGAGTTAATTGCCAGCATCTCCTTCACAACAAGTTTGTAGTGTAAATGCAGATTGCTCCACTTGCTGCTCACAACGTGAGCATTTGGCAGTTAAGCCTGTTCCTGCCCCAGTTTGATGCCTGCAGAAGTGATGCATAAAACAAGAGTTTTCCAAAGGAGGAGAGAAGTAAGGAAAATTGAAATTCAGCACCAGCAGATTGGGCTTACCTGTTTCAGGGAGCTGCTTATTCCCCTGGTAACTCgaatttctgctttctcaggAGTGTTCTTCAGCACTTGGGTGCAGTTCAGTGCCACTGTCTTAGTACCTGCTCCTGTTGGGATGGTCTTCCTGAGCAATATGAGCCTGATTTAGGAGTGCTAGCCCAATCCTGTGGCTGTGTGCATGGATAACCATGTAGCCTCCTGGAGGAGTCATGAAATAAAACGCCCTTGAGTGCTGAGCACGGTGCTTGCTTGCTGAAGAAAGAAGAGTGCGTTGTGCACTCGTGCAAATGCAAAGCATTGGTTGGCTTTGCTTCCTTTGCTGAAGAGTGAGGTGGGTTGTGCCACGCTGGTGGGGTAGAGCTGAAGGAGGTTCTAGCAGTGAGCCCTGCTGTGACAGACCCTTCCTTCCTGTTTGTGAGCCACCCTTCCTGGAGACTGAGATCAGGGATCGCACTTTGAACGTGGCTTGTGGAATGGATTCCACATCACTGAGGAGCAGCTCTTTGTGTCTTTAGTTGAGGGGATTCAGAGTGGTTGCTTCACTGTTGTTCATAGGGCTTATAACAGAAGAATTTTTTGATGGACTCTTCAGTGGGATGTAGTGCCAGAAGACAAAAGATCGCTGGGAATAAGTGAAGGAAAACTGACCATGGATACAGCTCCAGCAAGGACCTGCTTTCTCACTTGGTGTTTTCACTTAAAGATCCGAGATGGAGCCGAGTGCTGCCATCTCTTGGAACATTCCCACTTTTGGTGTTTTGTAGAAGAACACAGGGGACAGTTAAGTGACCCCCATTACCTGAAAGTGAATTCCTGTGTTCTGTGGCACAAGCTGTGTTTGGCTGTGCCAACATCTGcccacagctgcactgctgtgtgaACGCTGCGAGGTGCGTGGGAGGTTGCTGCAAATGCAAGGGAATGTCGATGCCTTAAATAAAAGTGCTTTTGTATCCATGTTCATCCAAAAGCCTCTGAGCAAAGAGCATCCGGTGCTTGCCTGTGTGTGTGGTCGGTGCTGCCATTGCTGGTGGAGGTGCcttgtgctggggctgggaatgtgGTGCTGGTTCTGTGGAAATGGgatgtgctgggctgggctcttgCATGCAATGAGCTGTTCTTGgcctggaggagaagctgctgctgctgctgcactgctcgGTGCCACTGCTGCTTAGCTGCACATCTCAGGACTCCCATTTGTTCTTCACAGTCTGAAGTAGTTTTAATTGCTCCTGGAAAACTTTTGCTTCCTTaaacttccttccttcttctctcttcagtgtattttctcttttcctccacaTCCATTCCTTTCTGTTCCATCAGTGGTGAGATTCCTATAGTTCCTGTTGCTATCAGTGGGCACCTAAGgcctttgtttaaaaagcacctaatgaaataatttaaaaaaatcaataataaaGCACCTAAAGCCCTACCTGAAAGGAGTTTGTAGGTGaggggttggcctcttctcccacacaaccagtgacaggacaagaggaaacagcctcaagctgtgccaggggaggttcaggttggacatcaggaggaatttctccatggaaagggtgctcaggccttggcaggggctgcccagggaggtttagaGTCCCCATCTCTagaggtgtccagggaagggctggaggtggcactcagtgctctgggctggggacaaggtgggaaTGGGGCACAAACTGGACTCCATGgtcttggaagtcttttccaacctccatgattctgtgattacaaCAGCAAAAATGTACAACAGGTTCCTTCCAACCACCTGTAGGTGCAAGGCAGCCATACCACGTGTTTCGGGTGTCCTGGAGGGGCAGATGTGGCAGGGTGGATTTAGAGAAGGGCACAGGC encodes the following:
- the UBN1 gene encoding ubinuclein-1 isoform X1 gives rise to the protein MTEPHRVSFTTLHGPLSSSFLKRSRKDDGEQPPEPEPAATAVRITLTLFEPDHKRCPEFFYPDLLKSCRGKVKGGSSGDKKKDVADPFNDEEKERHKVEALARKFEEKYGGKRRRKDRIQDLIDMGYGYDESDSFIDNSEAYDELVPASLTTKYGGFYINSGTLQFRQASESEDDYVKEKKKKCPKKRKLKDGGEKIKKKKKDDSYDKEKKSKKSKFPKAGFTALNASKEKKKKKYSGALSVKEMLKKFQKEKDAQKKKDEEQKVVTPSPADPAAPREAEAMADPLLSLFGHASDSDLLQAATAMDSLSDLDLERLLSESPEGSPFPEAEDGSDPGGTGLEQEFKQPPSLPEGLPAPLEKRIKELAQAARAAEGEGKQRFFTQDINNIILDIELQTRELSSQVRSGVYAHLAAFFPCSKDTLLKRARRLYLYEQGGRLKEPLQKLKEAIGRAMPEQVAKYQEECQAHTQAKFAKMLEEEKDKEQRVCSDDDEDEEKGGKRVAGPRKKFQWNDEIRELLCHLVKIKLDGYDLDKNKAQSLEDYVKTFLEGEVKPLWPKGWMQARTLFKESRRVHGHLTSVLAKKKVIAPTKVKVKDSSCKPDKKLSVSVPSLHSSTTLAMSSEPQGGALGISAQNREFLSLGTAQAASSTATPATFKDDSLDEDLIHNPTSSLEAVSKELAVLNSRAGGSPDFTLPAAPKAPPEKIPTLASSEEKRTFPKPNPAPTSSSGSLQSPLNFLAEQALALGQSSQDKKTENSNYKEHSCQASPSKILPDAHQAKQKHHSLVRPGHGPPASVPVPGSQVKVFHPGAQLQKTFTSPAPFVKLQNPKSSTPLPQRSLLQQVKSSTKAQSFHSSTSPSSAQNSSSSHKSQGSSSSSLSYAGKHSSGSGSSGQSYKSPFVAGSLSKHGASSSSSSSGASANQGSSSVTLLPSVPAPSPGSASSRPASGSSVKKTPVSQKLTLVAPPGGSNGDSSGGTQGVAKLLTSSLKPAVVSSTAASTSVPKGTSGAVLLTSSSSLSVLAPSYKSNNPKLPAALSSTPLGIISPIHSFPLHVISFSSDSSPKAGVSKDAIVTGPAPGTFHHGLGHSLLAGLHSSPHHAAPLPHSALSTHLPQSLPGNLSDTRVCLPPRESPSISADASFRAGTKGVVHVFQLCGCH
- the UBN1 gene encoding ubinuclein-1 isoform X3, with amino-acid sequence MTEPHRVSFTTLHGPLSSSFLKRSRKDDGEQPPEPEPAATAVRITLTLFEPDHKRCPEFFYPDLLKSCRGKVKGGSSGDKKKDVADPFNDEEKERHKVEALARKFEEKYGGKRRRKDRIQDLIDMGYGYDESDSFIDNSEAYDELVPASLTTKYGGFYINSGTLQFRQASESEDDYVKEKKKKCPKKRKLKDGGEKIKKKKKDDSYDKEKKSKKSKFPKAGFTALNASKEKKKKKYSGALSVKEMLKKFQKEKDAQKKKDEEQKVVTPSPADPAAPREAEAMADPLLSLFGHASDSDLLQAATAMDSLSDLDLERLLSESPEGSPFPEAEDGSDPGGTGLEQEFKQPPSLPEGLPAPLEKRIKELAQAARAAEGEGKQRFFTQDINNIILDIELQTRELSSQVRSGVYAHLAAFFPCSKDTLLKRARRLYLYEQGGRLKEPLQKLKEAIGRAMPEQVAKYQEECQAHTQAKFAKMLEEEKDKEQRVCSDDDEDEEKGGKRVAGPRKKFQWNDEIRELLCHLVKIKLDGYDLDKNKAQSLEDYVKTFLEGEVKPLWPKGWMQARTLFKESRRVHGHLTSVLAKKKVIAPTKVKVKDSSCKPDKKLSVSVPSLHSSTTLAMSSEPQGGALGISAQNREFLSLGTAQAASSTATPATFKDDSLDEDLIHNPTSSLEAVSKELAVLNSRAGGSPDFTLPAAPKAPPEKIPTLASSEEKRTFPKPNPAPTSSSGSLQSPLNFLAEQALALGQSSQDKKTENSNYKEHSCQASPSKILPDAHQAKQKHHSLVRPGHGPPASVPVPGSQVKVFHPGAQLQKTFTSPAPFVKLQNPKSSTPLPQRSLLQQVKSSTKAQSFHSSTSPSSAQNSSSSHKSQGSSSSSLSYAGKHSSGSGSSGQSYKSPFVAGSLSKHGASSSSSSSGASANQGSSSVTLLPSVPAPSPGSASSRPASGSSVKKTPVSQKLTLVAPPGGSNGDSSGGTQGVAKLLTSSLKPAVVSSTAASTSVPKGTSGAVLLTSSSSLSVLAPSYKSNNPKLPAALSSTPLGIISPIHSFPLHVISFSSDSSPKAGVSKDAIVTGPAPGTFHHGLGHSLLAGLHSSPHHAAPLPHSALSTHLPQSLPGLITEEFFDGLFSGM